A single window of Salvelinus namaycush isolate Seneca chromosome 11, SaNama_1.0, whole genome shotgun sequence DNA harbors:
- the LOC120055475 gene encoding regulator of G-protein signaling 21-like produces MLILVTSPSRELHPLNIDMEDNRRKQTKGCDLRSRLQRRSSHAPNTERLSTEEIILWSQSLERLLTSKYGMATFQAFLKSEFSDENIEFWLICEDYKKIKTSFRLSSRAKKIYKTYIEAEAPKEINIDHKTRDLIGQNVKTPSTVCFDEAQRIVYSLMEKDSYPRFLRSNIYRTLLDSASEYTKM; encoded by the exons ATGCTTATCTTAGTCACATCACCATCAAGGGAACTGCATCCACTCAACATTGACATGGAGGACAACAGAAGAAAGCAGACAAA GGGATGCGACTTGAGGTCCCGACTACAACGCAGATCTTCCCATGCCCCTAACACTGAACG ACTTAGTACTGAGGAAATTATCCTGTGGTCCCAGTCTTTGGAGAGACTTCTCACATCAAAAT ACGGCATGGCAACATTTcaggcctttttgaaatcagagtTCAGCGATGAGAACATTGAATTCTGGCTGATCTGTGAAGACTACAAGAAGATTAAGACCTCCTTCAGGCTGTCCTCCAGGGCCAAGAAGATCTACAAGACATACATTGAAGCTGAGGCTCCGAAAGAG ATCAACATTGACCACAAGACCAGAGATCTCATCGGGCAGAATGTGAAGACGCCCTCCACAGTTTGCTTCGACGAGGCCCAGAGGATTGTGTACAGCCTGATGGAGAAAGACTCCTACCCCAGGTTCCTCAGATCCAACATCTACAGGACCCTATTGGACTCCGCATCGGAGTACACGAAGATGTGA